A stretch of Dietzia lutea DNA encodes these proteins:
- a CDS encoding DUF3151 domain-containing protein yields the protein MTQFGDLLGPPPTRLTGDPEAEDALAAGEDPRTVAADHPAASIAWAELAERALDAGDAVTAYAFARTGYHRGLDQLRRHGWKGFGPVPYDHEPNRGFLRAVAALARAAQSIGEEDEYIRCLDLINESDPHAAAPLGLA from the coding sequence ATGACCCAGTTCGGAGATCTCCTCGGCCCCCCGCCCACCCGTCTGACCGGCGATCCGGAGGCGGAGGACGCCCTCGCCGCGGGCGAGGACCCCCGCACGGTCGCAGCCGACCATCCGGCGGCGTCGATCGCGTGGGCCGAGCTCGCCGAGCGCGCACTCGACGCCGGCGACGCGGTGACCGCGTACGCCTTCGCCCGCACCGGTTACCACCGCGGGCTGGACCAGCTCCGCCGCCACGGTTGGAAGGGCTTCGGCCCGGTGCCGTACGACCACGAGCCGAACCGCGGATTCCTCCGCGCGGTCGCGGCGCTGGCCCGCGCCGCGCAGTCGATCGGCGAGGAGGACGAGTACATCCGTTGCCTGGATTTGATCAATGAGTCGGACCCGCACGCCGCCGCGCCTCTCGGCCTGGCGTGA